In Deinococcus proteolyticus MRP, a single genomic region encodes these proteins:
- the rsmA gene encoding 16S rRNA (adenine(1518)-N(6)/adenine(1519)-N(6))-dimethyltransferase RsmA: MTDPHVGPAAAPLYSPARVKDLMARHGIRPTKSLGQNFLIDGNILRAIADAGGAAEGVRVLEVGPGLGVLTRELAERGAQVTTLEKDQGLRPVLEETLAGLDVNIVWGDALEFDYASLPAGTRVIANLPYYITGPLLSRFMRAPSIVSATVLVQKEVAQRLASQPGDDNYGFLTALAHLYGTVRPVRDVPKGSFIPAPAVTSSVVRLDFDRERPQPSEAYIRLIDAALHHRRKTLRNNLKMAGHPVDRIEAALEAAGLRPDVRAEDVPLAQMRQLADALGVD, translated from the coding sequence ATGACCGACCCCCACGTAGGCCCCGCCGCTGCACCGCTGTACTCGCCCGCCCGCGTCAAGGACCTGATGGCGCGGCACGGCATTCGCCCCACCAAGTCGCTGGGGCAGAACTTCCTGATTGACGGCAATATCCTGCGCGCCATTGCCGACGCGGGCGGGGCCGCCGAAGGAGTCAGAGTGCTGGAAGTCGGGCCTGGCCTGGGCGTGCTGACGCGCGAACTGGCCGAGCGCGGCGCTCAAGTGACCACCCTGGAAAAAGACCAGGGGCTGCGGCCCGTGCTGGAAGAGACGCTGGCGGGATTGGACGTGAACATCGTCTGGGGGGACGCGCTGGAGTTCGACTACGCTTCGCTGCCCGCCGGCACCCGCGTGATTGCCAACCTGCCCTACTACATCACCGGGCCGCTGCTCTCGCGCTTTATGCGTGCCCCCAGCATCGTGTCGGCCACCGTGCTGGTGCAAAAGGAAGTCGCCCAGCGCCTCGCCTCGCAGCCGGGCGACGACAACTACGGCTTTCTGACCGCGCTGGCCCACCTGTACGGCACCGTCCGCCCGGTCCGCGACGTGCCCAAAGGCTCCTTTATCCCTGCGCCGGCCGTGACCAGCTCGGTGGTGCGGCTGGACTTCGACCGTGAGCGCCCTCAGCCCAGCGAAGCCTACATTCGCCTGATTGACGCTGCGCTGCACCACCGCCGCAAGACCCTACGCAACAACCTCAAGATGGCCGGGCACCCGGTAGACCGCATTGAGGCTGCCCTTGAGGCCGCTGGCCTACGCCCGGATGTCCGCGCCGAGGATGTGCCGCTGGCGCAGATGCGGCAGCTGGCAGACGCGCTGGGAGTGGACTAA
- the cysS gene encoding cysteine--tRNA ligase: MPDVKTPDLNIHLYDTMQRQKVRFEPSTPGHVGMYLCGPTVYSDAHLGHAKKEVAFDVIRRTFLHFGYKVRYVANITDVGHLQNDSDDGEDKMLARARLEQLEPMEVADKYFWSFFKDMDALNVLRPSINPRATGHIQEQIKLIEELIEKGHAYESNGSVYFDVRSWPEYGKLSGRKLDDQEEGTREAVREEKRDPRDFALWKNAEPEHIMRWDSPWGVGFPGWHIECSAMSLKYLGEGFDIHGGGLDLQFPHHEAEIAQAEAAGHHFARYWMHNNMLTIGGEKMSKSKGNFTTIQDILQRYDPMVVRFLLVSSHYRSVTEMNDEAFASAANGYRRLVDTLAEIERRLNDAPAGADAALDAKIAARVQEFEDAMRDDFNTPKAVAALYGLTTEMNTALNAGAVGRETLEQARNAYRTLGGDVLGLFAGNGQAATQDDAPVVDRLMEIVLKARQNYRLQKQYAEADELRDTLGAVGITVEDTKDGARWKR, from the coding sequence ATGCCAGACGTCAAAACCCCTGATCTCAACATCCACCTCTACGACACCATGCAGCGCCAGAAAGTGCGTTTCGAGCCGAGTACGCCCGGCCATGTCGGGATGTACCTCTGCGGCCCGACCGTCTACAGCGACGCGCACCTCGGGCACGCCAAGAAGGAAGTCGCCTTCGACGTGATTCGCCGCACTTTTCTGCACTTCGGGTACAAGGTGCGCTACGTCGCCAACATCACTGACGTGGGCCACCTGCAAAACGATTCGGACGACGGCGAAGACAAGATGCTCGCCCGCGCCCGCCTGGAGCAGCTCGAACCGATGGAAGTGGCCGACAAGTATTTCTGGTCGTTTTTCAAGGACATGGACGCGCTGAACGTTCTACGTCCCTCTATCAACCCCCGCGCCACTGGGCACATTCAGGAGCAAATCAAACTGATCGAAGAACTCATCGAAAAGGGACACGCCTACGAGTCGAATGGCAGCGTCTATTTCGACGTGCGGAGCTGGCCCGAGTACGGCAAGCTCTCAGGTCGCAAGCTCGACGACCAGGAGGAAGGCACCCGCGAAGCCGTGCGCGAGGAAAAACGCGACCCCCGCGACTTTGCGCTGTGGAAAAATGCCGAACCCGAGCACATCATGCGTTGGGACTCGCCTTGGGGCGTCGGGTTTCCGGGCTGGCACATCGAATGCTCCGCGATGAGCCTCAAATATCTGGGCGAAGGCTTCGACATTCACGGCGGCGGCCTCGACCTGCAATTCCCCCACCATGAGGCCGAAATCGCGCAGGCGGAGGCGGCAGGGCATCACTTCGCCCGCTACTGGATGCACAACAACATGCTGACCATCGGCGGCGAAAAGATGTCCAAGAGCAAGGGCAATTTCACGACCATTCAGGACATCCTGCAAAGGTACGACCCGATGGTGGTGCGCTTCCTGCTGGTCTCCAGCCACTACCGCAGCGTGACCGAGATGAACGACGAGGCCTTTGCGAGTGCGGCCAACGGCTACCGCCGCCTGGTGGACACCCTGGCGGAAATCGAGCGCCGCCTGAACGATGCACCCGCAGGCGCAGACGCGGCGCTAGACGCCAAAATCGCCGCCCGCGTACAGGAATTCGAGGACGCCATGCGCGACGACTTCAACACGCCCAAAGCGGTGGCCGCGCTTTACGGGCTGACCACCGAGATGAACACGGCACTCAATGCGGGTGCGGTGGGCCGTGAGACGCTGGAGCAGGCGCGGAACGCCTACCGCACGCTCGGCGGCGACGTGCTCGGCCTCTTCGCGGGGAATGGGCAGGCCGCCACGCAGGACGACGCCCCGGTGGTGGACAGGCTAATGGAAATTGTCCTGAAAGCCCGCCAAAACTACCGCCTGCAAAAGCAGTACGCCGAAGCCGACGAACTGCGCGACACGCTCGGCGCGGTGGGCATTACGGTGGAGGATACGAAGGATGGGGCGCGGTGGAAACGCTGA
- the hspR gene encoding heat shock protein transcriptional repressor HspR, fused homodimer type has protein sequence MPAEAKNKPVYVISVAAELVDMHPQTLRLYERKGLIKPGRSGGKTRLYSERDIEHLREIRRLTQELGVNLAGVEEVMRLQHELDDLQGEFEAEIERIEDEIRSQQRTKALPAPDDPRDRPVYVISIAAELVDMHPQTLRLYERKELIRPGRSSGKTRLYSERDIEHLREIRRLTQELGVNLAGVEEIMRLRQELEGTRSRMEGNVRRIQQDITERMTQWRELPPAKAETDGE, from the coding sequence ATGCCCGCCGAAGCCAAGAACAAACCTGTGTATGTCATTTCCGTCGCGGCGGAGCTGGTGGACATGCATCCTCAGACCCTGCGGCTGTATGAGCGCAAGGGCCTGATCAAGCCTGGACGCAGCGGCGGCAAGACCCGGCTGTACAGTGAACGCGACATCGAACACCTGCGCGAAATTCGGCGGCTGACCCAGGAACTGGGCGTGAACCTGGCCGGCGTGGAAGAGGTGATGCGGCTGCAACACGAACTGGACGACCTCCAGGGCGAGTTCGAGGCCGAGATTGAGCGTATTGAGGACGAGATTCGCTCTCAGCAGCGCACCAAGGCCCTGCCCGCGCCCGACGACCCCAGGGACCGGCCGGTGTACGTGATTTCTATCGCCGCCGAACTGGTGGACATGCACCCGCAGACCCTGCGGCTGTACGAGCGCAAGGAACTGATTCGCCCGGGCCGCAGCAGCGGCAAGACCCGGCTGTATAGCGAACGCGACATCGAACACCTGCGCGAAATCCGGCGCCTGACCCAGGAGCTGGGCGTGAACCTGGCCGGCGTGGAAGAGATTATGCGGCTGCGCCAGGAGCTGGAAGGCACCCGCTCGCGGATGGAAGGCAATGTGCGCCGAATTCAGCAGGACATCACCGAGCGGATGACCCAGTGGCGCGAGCTGCCGCCGGCAAAGGCAGAGACAGACGGCGAGTAA
- the rocD gene encoding ornithine--oxo-acid transaminase, translating into MNQQDFIALEDQYGAHNYHPLPVVLSRGQGAKVWDSDGKEYFDFLSAYSAVNQGHCHPKIVGAMVEQAQTLTLTSRAFYNDKLGPYEKFICEYFGFDKVLPMNTGAEAVETAIKLARKWAYEVKGIPENQAQIIVCENNFHGRTTTIISFSNDENARRSYGPYTDGFVRIAYDDLDALKAALEANKGNVAGFLVEPIQGEAGVYVPSEGYLKGAKELCEQHGALFIADEVQTGISRTGKRLAVDHEDVKPDILILGKAISGGVYPVSAVLANDEVMNVIKPGQHGSTFGGNPVAAAVAVAALTVATEENLAGRAEELGQKFRAEISRYIESGSRIAKLVRGKGLLNAVVVNDHEESETAWNICVRMAERGLLAKPTHGNIIRFAPPLVISEEDLMKGVNIILETLKEFEDAGEGDVPMQEVNHPDHVEQI; encoded by the coding sequence ATGAACCAGCAAGACTTCATCGCCCTCGAAGACCAGTACGGAGCTCACAACTACCACCCCCTGCCGGTGGTCCTCTCGCGCGGCCAGGGGGCCAAGGTGTGGGACAGTGACGGCAAAGAGTACTTCGACTTCCTGAGCGCCTACTCGGCCGTGAACCAGGGCCACTGCCACCCCAAAATCGTGGGCGCAATGGTCGAGCAGGCCCAGACCCTGACCCTGACCAGCCGCGCGTTTTACAACGACAAGCTCGGCCCCTACGAGAAGTTCATCTGTGAGTATTTCGGCTTCGACAAGGTGCTGCCGATGAACACTGGCGCGGAGGCCGTAGAAACCGCCATCAAGCTGGCCCGCAAATGGGCCTACGAAGTGAAAGGCATCCCCGAAAACCAGGCCCAAATCATCGTGTGCGAGAACAACTTCCACGGACGCACCACCACCATCATCTCGTTCTCCAATGACGAGAACGCCCGCCGCTCCTACGGCCCCTACACCGACGGCTTCGTCCGCATCGCTTACGATGACCTGGACGCGCTGAAAGCTGCCCTGGAAGCCAACAAAGGCAACGTGGCAGGCTTCCTCGTCGAGCCGATTCAGGGCGAAGCGGGCGTGTACGTCCCGAGCGAAGGCTACCTGAAGGGTGCCAAGGAGCTGTGCGAGCAGCACGGCGCGCTGTTTATTGCCGACGAGGTGCAAACGGGCATCAGCCGCACCGGCAAGCGCCTGGCCGTGGACCATGAGGACGTCAAGCCCGACATCCTGATTCTGGGCAAGGCCATTTCGGGCGGGGTCTACCCGGTCAGCGCCGTGCTGGCAAACGACGAAGTGATGAATGTGATCAAGCCCGGCCAGCATGGCTCCACTTTCGGGGGTAACCCGGTGGCCGCCGCCGTCGCCGTGGCGGCCCTGACCGTGGCTACCGAGGAGAACCTGGCGGGGCGCGCCGAGGAGCTGGGCCAGAAGTTCCGCGCCGAAATCAGCCGCTACATCGAAAGCGGCAGCCGGATTGCCAAGCTGGTGCGCGGCAAGGGCCTGCTGAACGCCGTCGTGGTGAACGACCACGAGGAAAGCGAAACCGCCTGGAACATCTGCGTGCGGATGGCCGAGCGCGGCCTGCTCGCCAAGCCGACCCACGGCAACATCATCCGCTTCGCGCCGCCGCTGGTCATCAGCGAAGAAGACCTGATGAAAGGCGTCAATATCATCCTCGAAACCCTGAAGGAGTTCGAGGATGCGGGCGAAGGCGATGTGCCGATGCAGGAAGTAAACCACCCCGACCACGTCGAGCAAATCTGA
- a CDS encoding thioredoxin domain-containing protein — MTNATPASGGHNRLGAESSPYLRQHADNPVHWWPWSDEAFAEAERRGVPVLLSIGYSTCHWCHVMAHESFENEATAGLMNERFVNIKVDREERPDVDGIYMAATQAMTGQGGWPMTVFLDHQRRPFHAGTYYPPHEGLGLPSFRRVMTAVSDAWQNRRADLEANAQALTEHIQAMSEPRSAGGQEWPAELLQAPLDLLPQVFDPVHGGFGGAPKFPAPTTLDFLLKSGDEQGQQMALHTLRQMGRGGIYDQLGGGFHRYSVDAQWLVPHFEKMLYDNAQLTRTLLAAYQVSGDPAFAEAARETLRYLEREMRHPSGSFYSAQDADTEGVEGLTFTWTPAELQAVLGAEDAEWLARFYGVTEGGNFEDPHRRDAGRRTVLSRVGELTPEQRSRLPELRARLLTAREERPQPHRDDKVLTSWNGLVLAALADASRILGEPHWLELARQNAAWVRETMRQPDGTLWHTWLDGHAPSVEGLLEDHALYGLGLVALYQASGELEYLTWARELWTVVQRDFWDDAAGLFRSSGGKAEALLTRQSSAFDSAIISDNAAAALLALWIDRYYGDPQAQALAHRTVSSHLADMVQAPHGMGGLWQAAAMLRAPHTELAIIGSAEERAPLEAAAARFLLPYVALAPAPTPAGLPVLEHREGGGTAYLCVNRACQLPTQDAEALAAQLAAL, encoded by the coding sequence ATGACCAACGCCACCCCTGCGTCTGGCGGCCACAACCGCCTAGGAGCCGAATCCAGCCCCTACCTGCGCCAGCACGCCGACAACCCGGTGCACTGGTGGCCCTGGAGCGACGAAGCCTTTGCCGAAGCCGAGCGGCGCGGCGTGCCGGTCCTGCTGAGCATCGGCTACAGCACCTGCCACTGGTGTCATGTGATGGCGCACGAGTCCTTTGAAAATGAGGCGACGGCAGGGCTGATGAACGAACGCTTTGTGAACATCAAGGTGGACCGCGAGGAACGGCCCGATGTGGACGGCATCTACATGGCCGCCACGCAGGCGATGACAGGCCAGGGCGGCTGGCCGATGACGGTGTTTCTGGACCACCAGCGCCGTCCCTTTCACGCGGGCACCTATTATCCGCCACACGAGGGCCTGGGCCTGCCATCCTTCCGCCGAGTGATGACCGCCGTGAGCGACGCCTGGCAGAACCGCCGCGCCGACCTGGAAGCCAACGCGCAGGCGCTGACCGAGCACATCCAGGCCATGAGCGAGCCGCGCAGCGCGGGCGGGCAGGAGTGGCCCGCGGAGCTGCTGCAAGCCCCGCTGGACCTGCTGCCGCAAGTGTTTGACCCCGTTCACGGCGGCTTCGGCGGAGCGCCCAAGTTCCCCGCGCCCACCACGCTGGACTTTCTGCTGAAGTCGGGCGATGAACAGGGGCAGCAGATGGCGCTGCACACGCTGCGGCAGATGGGACGGGGCGGCATTTACGACCAGCTCGGCGGCGGCTTTCACCGCTACTCGGTAGACGCGCAGTGGCTGGTGCCGCACTTCGAGAAGATGCTGTACGACAACGCGCAACTCACCCGCACCCTGCTGGCCGCCTATCAGGTGAGCGGCGACCCAGCTTTTGCCGAAGCGGCCCGCGAGACCCTGCGCTATCTGGAGCGGGAAATGCGGCACCCTTCGGGCAGTTTCTACTCGGCGCAGGATGCCGACACCGAGGGCGTGGAGGGCCTCACCTTTACCTGGACCCCTGCCGAACTGCAAGCCGTGCTGGGCGCGGAAGATGCCGAGTGGCTGGCCCGCTTTTACGGGGTGACCGAAGGCGGCAACTTCGAGGACCCACACCGCCGCGACGCAGGCCGCCGCACGGTACTTTCCAGGGTAGGCGAGCTGACCCCCGAGCAACGCAGCCGCCTGCCTGAGTTGCGTGCCCGCCTGCTGACCGCCCGCGAGGAGCGCCCCCAACCCCACCGCGACGACAAGGTGCTCACCTCGTGGAACGGTCTGGTGCTGGCCGCGCTGGCCGACGCGTCCCGTATCCTGGGCGAACCGCACTGGCTGGAGCTGGCCCGCCAGAACGCCGCCTGGGTACGCGAAACCATGCGCCAACCTGACGGCACGCTGTGGCACACCTGGCTGGACGGTCACGCGCCGAGTGTGGAGGGCCTGCTGGAAGACCACGCGCTGTACGGGCTGGGCCTAGTCGCCCTGTATCAGGCGAGCGGCGAGCTGGAGTATCTGACGTGGGCGCGGGAGCTGTGGACTGTGGTGCAGCGCGACTTCTGGGATGACGCGGCGGGCCTGTTCCGCTCCAGCGGCGGCAAGGCCGAGGCCCTGCTCACCCGCCAGAGCAGCGCCTTCGACTCGGCCATCATCAGCGACAATGCGGCGGCGGCACTGCTGGCCCTGTGGATAGACCGCTACTACGGCGACCCTCAGGCACAGGCCCTGGCCCACCGCACCGTCAGCAGCCACCTGGCCGATATGGTGCAGGCCCCGCACGGCATGGGCGGACTGTGGCAAGCTGCCGCCATGCTGAGAGCACCGCACACCGAACTCGCCATCATCGGCAGTGCGGAAGAACGCGCTCCCTTAGAAGCCGCCGCCGCCCGCTTTCTGCTGCCCTATGTGGCCCTGGCTCCCGCCCCGACTCCCGCAGGTCTACCCGTGCTGGAACACCGTGAGGGCGGCGGCACCGCGTACCTATGCGTGAACCGCGCCTGCCAGTTGCCCACGCAGGACGCAGAAGCGCTGGCGGCGCAGTTGGCGGCGTTGTGA
- the acnA gene encoding aconitate hydratase AcnA, with amino-acid sequence MAEQAKNLFGARDVLGEHAGQKLYYYRLDKLKELGHNVDQLPFSIKVLLESVLREANDYDVTQDDVKTVAGWSPTNEEVEIPFKPARVILQDFTGVPAVVDLASMREAMKSVGGDPDKINPLIPVDLVIDHSVQVDVFGTEWALQSNMDIEFERNRERYEFLRWGQQAFDNFGVVPPASGIVHQVNLEYLARGVQSRPEDDGVVVYPDSLVGTDSHTTMINGLGIVGWGVGGIEAEAVMLGQPIYMLMPEVVGFKITGEMPEGATATDLALRVTQMLREKGVVGKFVEFYGAGLSNMTLPDRATIANMAPEYGATMGFFPVDDEALRYLRRTGRLEDEVELVEQYCKAQGLFRTDDTPDPVFTDTIELDLGTIVPSLAGPKRPQDRVNLSDMHTEFAEALTAPVSKRGFELSEDQLNNKGTITGTDLQIGHGAVTLASITSCTNTSNPSVLIAAGLVAKKAVEKGLKVKPWVKTSLAPGSRVVTEYLEQAGLQEYLDQIGFNTVGYGCMTCIGNSGPLPEPVVDAIVEGDLVAASVLSGNRNFEGRINPHIRANYLASPPLVVAYALAGTVVNDIVNDPIGQDADGNDVYLKDVWPSNAEIQEIYDTAISAEMFKKIYDGIETSNEQWNAIPVSEGDLFDWKEDSTYIQNPPFFEDIAGGVREISDITGARALVKVGDSVTTDHISPAGSFKADTPAGQFLTNMGVEPKDFNSYGSRRGNDRVMTRGTFANIRLKNQLAPGTEGGFTTDFTTGQVTSIYDAAQNYKAAGTPLMVFAGKDYGMGSSRDWAAKGTFLLGVKAVIAESYERIHRSNLVGMGVLPLQFINGENAENLGIEGDETFNIKLPADLKPRQNVTLEVTGKDGNTRSLTVQCRIDTPVEIDYYKNGGILQTVLRSILARSKDEVKA; translated from the coding sequence ATGGCAGAACAAGCGAAGAACCTGTTTGGTGCCCGTGACGTGCTGGGCGAGCACGCTGGGCAGAAGCTGTACTACTACCGACTGGACAAGCTGAAGGAACTGGGGCACAACGTGGACCAGCTGCCCTTCAGCATCAAGGTGCTGCTGGAAAGCGTGCTGCGCGAAGCCAACGATTACGACGTGACCCAGGACGACGTGAAGACGGTCGCCGGCTGGAGCCCCACCAACGAAGAGGTGGAAATTCCCTTCAAGCCCGCCCGCGTGATTCTGCAGGACTTCACGGGTGTGCCTGCGGTGGTGGACCTGGCCTCCATGCGCGAAGCCATGAAGTCGGTGGGCGGCGACCCCGACAAAATCAACCCGCTGATTCCGGTGGACCTGGTGATCGACCACTCCGTGCAGGTAGACGTGTTCGGCACCGAATGGGCGCTGCAAAGCAACATGGATATCGAGTTCGAGCGCAACCGTGAGCGTTACGAGTTCCTGCGCTGGGGCCAGCAGGCCTTCGACAACTTCGGCGTGGTGCCTCCTGCCAGCGGCATCGTGCACCAGGTGAACCTGGAATACCTGGCCCGCGGCGTACAGAGCCGCCCCGAAGACGACGGCGTGGTCGTGTACCCTGACTCGCTGGTGGGCACCGACTCGCACACCACCATGATCAACGGCCTGGGCATCGTGGGCTGGGGCGTGGGCGGTATCGAAGCCGAAGCGGTGATGCTGGGCCAGCCCATCTACATGCTGATGCCCGAAGTGGTGGGCTTCAAGATTACCGGCGAGATGCCCGAAGGCGCCACCGCCACCGACCTGGCGCTGCGCGTGACCCAGATGCTGCGCGAAAAAGGCGTGGTGGGCAAATTCGTGGAATTCTACGGCGCGGGTCTCAGCAACATGACGCTGCCCGACCGCGCCACCATCGCCAACATGGCCCCCGAGTACGGCGCCACCATGGGCTTCTTCCCCGTGGACGACGAAGCGCTGCGCTACCTGCGCCGCACCGGCCGCCTGGAAGACGAAGTGGAACTGGTGGAGCAGTACTGCAAGGCTCAGGGCCTGTTCCGCACCGACGACACCCCCGACCCCGTGTTCACCGACACCATCGAGCTGGACCTGGGCACCATCGTTCCCAGCCTGGCCGGTCCCAAGCGCCCGCAGGACCGCGTGAACCTGAGCGACATGCACACCGAGTTTGCCGAGGCGCTGACCGCTCCTGTCAGCAAGCGCGGCTTCGAGCTGAGCGAAGACCAGCTGAACAATAAGGGCACCATTACCGGCACCGACCTGCAAATCGGGCACGGCGCGGTGACTCTGGCAAGCATCACCTCCTGCACCAATACCAGCAACCCCAGCGTGCTGATCGCCGCCGGCCTGGTGGCCAAGAAAGCTGTGGAAAAGGGCCTGAAGGTCAAGCCCTGGGTCAAGACCTCGCTGGCTCCCGGCTCCCGTGTCGTGACCGAGTACCTGGAGCAGGCTGGCCTGCAGGAGTACCTGGACCAGATTGGGTTCAATACCGTGGGCTACGGCTGCATGACCTGCATCGGTAACTCCGGCCCGCTGCCTGAGCCGGTGGTGGACGCCATCGTGGAAGGCGACCTGGTGGCCGCCTCGGTGCTGTCGGGCAACCGCAACTTCGAAGGCCGTATCAACCCGCACATCCGCGCCAACTACCTGGCCTCGCCGCCCCTGGTGGTGGCCTACGCCCTGGCCGGCACCGTGGTCAACGACATCGTGAACGACCCCATCGGCCAGGATGCGGACGGCAACGACGTGTACCTGAAAGACGTGTGGCCCAGCAACGCCGAGATTCAGGAGATTTACGACACGGCCATCAGCGCCGAGATGTTCAAGAAGATCTACGACGGTATCGAAACCAGCAACGAGCAGTGGAACGCCATCCCCGTGTCCGAAGGCGACCTGTTCGACTGGAAGGAAGACAGCACCTACATCCAGAACCCGCCCTTCTTTGAGGACATCGCCGGTGGCGTGCGCGAAATCAGCGATATCACCGGTGCGCGGGCCCTGGTCAAGGTGGGCGATTCGGTGACCACCGACCACATCTCCCCCGCCGGCTCGTTCAAGGCCGACACCCCCGCCGGCCAGTTCCTGACGAACATGGGCGTGGAACCCAAGGACTTCAACTCCTACGGCAGCCGCCGTGGCAACGACCGCGTGATGACCCGTGGCACCTTTGCCAACATCCGCCTGAAGAACCAGCTGGCCCCCGGCACCGAAGGCGGCTTTACCACCGACTTCACCACCGGCCAGGTCACCAGCATCTACGACGCTGCCCAGAACTACAAGGCCGCCGGCACCCCGCTGATGGTGTTTGCCGGCAAGGACTACGGCATGGGCTCCAGCCGCGACTGGGCTGCCAAGGGCACGTTCCTGCTGGGCGTCAAGGCCGTGATTGCCGAGAGCTACGAGCGCATCCACCGCTCCAACCTGGTGGGCATGGGCGTGCTGCCGCTGCAGTTCATCAACGGCGAGAACGCCGAGAACCTGGGCATTGAGGGCGACGAGACCTTCAACATCAAGCTGCCCGCCGACCTGAAGCCGCGCCAGAACGTGACCCTGGAAGTCACGGGCAAGGACGGCAACACCCGCAGCCTGACCGTACAGTGCCGCATCGACACTCCGGTGGAGATCGACTACTACAAGAACGGCGGCATCCTGCAAACCGTGCTGCGCTCCATCCTCGCCCGCAGCAAGGATGAAGTGAAGGCGTAA
- a CDS encoding DEAD/DEAH box helicase yields the protein MNFNELIAPALAARLAERGITEASPIQAESLPHTLQGRDLIGRARTGTGKTLAFALPIIQGLEPSRERSRLPRAIVVAPTRELARQVAAEFEQTGRELTVLTVYGGAAYGPQETALRRGVDVVVGTPGRLIDHLERGNLDLQEVKYAVLDEADEMLSVGFADAIETILKTTPEGRQTLLFSATLTPEIRRLSNKYLNDPLVVDMVGEGKSQAAQTVEHLKVRVGRSRTRVLADLLTVYNPEKAIVFTRTKRETDELALELIHRGFEAEALHGDLAQNQRERALGSFRSGRTSILVATDVAARGLDIPEVDLVVQYHLPQDPESYVHRSGRTGRAGRAGTAIIMYGDREQRDINGLERVTGVRFTERPLPTPREVQEASAHASSEMLRRVDAEAAAGFMEQAEALLEEMGAEALARALAKISGVTEPQAPASLLSGEEGQTTLILHGERLSIARAVALLARHSDVDSRKLGKVRQWRGGAVADVPTQYVAALMKASPLDGEIGVEVAQELPELFEQPTRERRDGGRSFGDRGGRRFENEGDFRSGRSGGSRGRSAGGRSGRGGGRFESRDSGSRGGSRSGGRSNSDRFGNDRGGSRSTGRSGGRDFSDREFKG from the coding sequence ATGAATTTTAACGAATTGATCGCGCCCGCTCTGGCGGCGCGTCTGGCTGAGCGCGGTATCACTGAGGCTTCTCCGATCCAGGCCGAGAGCCTGCCGCACACCCTGCAGGGCCGTGACCTGATCGGCCGTGCCCGCACCGGCACCGGCAAGACCCTGGCCTTCGCGCTACCTATTATTCAGGGCCTGGAGCCCAGCCGTGAACGCAGCCGTCTGCCCCGCGCCATCGTGGTGGCGCCGACCCGCGAACTGGCCCGCCAGGTGGCCGCCGAGTTCGAGCAGACCGGCCGTGAACTGACCGTGCTGACCGTGTACGGCGGCGCCGCCTACGGCCCACAGGAAACCGCACTGCGCCGTGGCGTGGACGTGGTGGTGGGTACCCCTGGCCGCCTGATTGACCACCTGGAACGCGGCAACCTGGACCTGCAGGAAGTCAAGTACGCCGTGCTGGACGAGGCTGACGAGATGCTGAGTGTGGGCTTTGCCGACGCCATCGAAACCATCCTCAAGACCACGCCGGAAGGCCGTCAGACCCTGCTGTTCAGCGCCACACTGACCCCCGAAATCCGCCGCCTGTCCAACAAGTACCTGAATGACCCCCTGGTGGTGGACATGGTGGGCGAAGGCAAGAGCCAGGCCGCCCAGACTGTGGAACACCTCAAGGTGCGCGTAGGCCGCAGCCGCACCCGCGTGCTGGCTGACCTGCTGACCGTGTACAACCCGGAAAAGGCGATTGTCTTTACCCGCACCAAACGCGAAACCGACGAGCTGGCGCTGGAGCTGATTCACCGTGGCTTTGAAGCCGAAGCGCTGCACGGCGACCTGGCGCAAAATCAGCGTGAGCGTGCCCTGGGGTCGTTCCGTTCGGGCCGCACCTCCATCCTGGTGGCAACCGACGTGGCCGCCCGTGGTCTGGACATTCCCGAGGTGGACCTGGTGGTGCAGTACCACCTGCCGCAGGACCCCGAAAGCTACGTTCACCGCTCGGGCCGCACGGGCCGCGCTGGGCGCGCCGGTACCGCCATCATCATGTACGGTGACCGTGAGCAGCGCGATATCAACGGCCTGGAGCGTGTGACGGGTGTGCGCTTTACTGAGCGTCCCCTGCCCACCCCCCGCGAGGTGCAGGAAGCCAGCGCCCACGCCAGTTCTGAAATGCTGCGCCGTGTGGACGCTGAGGCGGCTGCCGGTTTCATGGAGCAGGCCGAAGCGCTGCTGGAAGAAATGGGCGCCGAAGCCCTGGCCCGTGCCCTGGCCAAAATCAGTGGCGTGACCGAGCCTCAGGCTCCGGCCAGCCTGCTGAGCGGCGAAGAAGGCCAGACGACCCTGATTCTGCATGGTGAGCGCCTGAGCATTGCCCGCGCCGTGGCGCTGCTGGCCCGTCACAGCGACGTGGACAGCCGCAAGCTGGGCAAGGTGCGCCAGTGGCGCGGCGGTGCCGTGGCCGACGTGCCCACCCAGTATGTGGCGGCCCTGATGAAGGCCAGCCCGCTGGACGGCGAAATCGGCGTGGAGGTCGCACAGGAACTGCCCGAACTGTTCGAGCAGCCCACCCGCGAACGCCGCGACGGTGGCCGCTCCTTCGGTGACCGTGGAGGTCGCCGTTTCGAGAACGAAGGCGACTTCCGCAGTGGCCGTAGCGGCGGCAGCCGCGGCCGTTCTGCTGGTGGCCGCAGTGGTCGTGGTGGAGGGCGGTTTGAGAGCCGCGACAGCGGCAGCCGTGGCGGTAGCCGCAGCGGAGGCCGCAGTAACAGTGACCGCTTCGGCAACGACCGTGGTGGCTCGCGCAGCACCGGCCGCAGCGGTGGCCGCGACTTCAGTGACCGCGAGTTCAAGGGCTGA